From the Leptospira biflexa serovar Patoc strain 'Patoc 1 (Paris)' genome, one window contains:
- the vapB gene encoding type II toxin-antitoxin system antitoxin VapB: protein MQTAKIFVNGRSQAVRIPKEFQFKGEEVFIHKVGEAVVLVPKNKAWNTFLDGLNGFTDDFLSDGRIDLTESEREQF from the coding sequence ATGCAAACAGCAAAAATTTTTGTCAATGGTAGAAGCCAAGCAGTCAGAATTCCAAAAGAATTTCAATTTAAAGGTGAGGAAGTTTTTATACATAAAGTTGGAGAAGCTGTTGTTCTTGTTCCAAAAAATAAAGCATGGAATACGTTTTTAGATGGATTAAATGGTTTTACAGATGATTTTCTAAGTGACGGAAGGATTGATTTAACGGAATCAGAAAGAGAACAATTTTAA
- the vapC gene encoding type II toxin-antitoxin system tRNA(fMet)-specific endonuclease VapC, whose protein sequence is MYLIDTNICIYLIKKKNIKLLQKFQKNYSKGIFISSLTLAELEFGVENSEHKEKNRISLIEFLTIFEVLSFEQKDTFAFGKIKSDLRKSGKMIGTMDALLAAQSVSRNLIFVTNNTKEFERINNLKIEDWTI, encoded by the coding sequence ATGTATCTAATTGATACAAATATTTGCATTTACCTTATTAAAAAGAAAAATATTAAACTCTTACAGAAATTTCAAAAGAATTATAGTAAAGGCATTTTTATTTCTTCACTCACTTTAGCTGAACTAGAATTTGGGGTAGAAAATAGTGAACATAAAGAGAAAAATAGAATTTCTTTAATTGAATTTCTTACTATTTTTGAAGTTTTAAGCTTCGAGCAAAAAGACACTTTTGCATTCGGGAAAATTAAAAGCGATTTAAGAAAATCAGGAAAAATGATTGGAACTATGGATGCATTATTAGCAGCCCAATCAGTTTCACGAAACCTTATTTTTGTTACAAATAACACAAAAGAATTCGAAAGAATTAACAACTTGAAAATTGAGGATTGGACTATTTAA
- a CDS encoding type II toxin-antitoxin system RelE/ParE family toxin: protein MKEFTAYIGEKFTIEWYSDEKEKSDVLDYFNELPDDLKIRTLVLFKKFADIGEIKDKTKFNFEGDSIFAFKPIPHRFLCFFVKGKKIIITNAFVKKTDKLPKNEKIRAIKRREDYETRSKKGIYY from the coding sequence GTGAAAGAATTTACAGCTTATATAGGCGAAAAATTCACTATTGAATGGTATTCTGACGAAAAAGAAAAATCCGATGTTCTAGACTATTTCAATGAACTACCGGATGATTTAAAAATTAGAACTTTGGTTTTGTTCAAAAAATTTGCTGATATTGGAGAAATCAAAGATAAAACTAAATTCAATTTTGAAGGTGATTCTATATTCGCTTTCAAACCTATTCCACACAGATTCCTTTGCTTTTTTGTTAAAGGAAAGAAAATTATAATAACTAACGCTTTTGTCAAAAAAACTGATAAATTGCCAAAAAACGAAAAAATTAGAGCTATCAAAAGAAGGGAAGATTATGAAACAAGAAGTAAAAAAGGCATCTACTACTAA
- a CDS encoding helix-turn-helix domain-containing protein — MKQEVKKASTTKSTFDRLMKNKSFKAKFDKEYDALNLSETLIELMESQKVSVRELSKKANVSSTVIQEIRSGKQDNPTLLVLSKLIHTLGGEIVIKKGKKTLASV; from the coding sequence ATGAAACAAGAAGTAAAAAAGGCATCTACTACTAAATCTACATTTGATCGTTTGATGAAAAATAAATCCTTCAAAGCTAAATTTGATAAGGAATATGATGCTCTCAATCTTTCTGAAACTTTAATTGAATTAATGGAATCTCAAAAAGTTTCTGTAAGAGAACTTTCTAAAAAAGCAAATGTTTCTAGCACTGTAATTCAAGAAATTAGAAGTGGTAAACAAGACAACCCTACACTACTTGTTCTTTCCAAATTAATCCACACTTTAGGTGGAGAAATTGTTATCAAGAAGGGAAAGAAAACCTTAGCTAGTGTCTAA
- a CDS encoding GDSL-type esterase/lipase family protein yields the protein MKEDIKKILFAVLLVIYCNITRLTAQNLKPILIRPFGDSITYGVGFSDWGTCYISQINQQLCMPPAMAGGGYRGWLTLLATQGLGLYFTTEGYQSGGSYYLQWLTNTQTHDGYPGYRTDQLIQFSTFASFSNFTLIHAGTNDILQNKSYETAANNLFSIINNVLATNTNTTVVVAKIIQISSINQVYSNLNSQIQLYNTLIDSKFNALQTDLKARVRIVNM from the coding sequence ATGAAAGAAGATATTAAGAAAATCTTATTTGCCGTTCTACTAGTTATCTATTGCAACATAACTAGATTAACTGCACAAAACTTAAAGCCTATTCTAATTCGTCCATTCGGTGATTCTATCACTTATGGTGTTGGCTTTTCTGATTGGGGAACTTGTTACATTTCACAAATTAACCAGCAACTTTGTATGCCACCTGCAATGGCTGGAGGTGGATATAGAGGATGGTTGACTTTACTTGCTACTCAAGGTTTAGGGTTATATTTTACTACAGAAGGTTACCAAAGCGGGGGATCGTATTATTTACAATGGCTTACTAATACTCAAACTCATGATGGTTATCCTGGATATCGTACTGACCAGCTAATTCAATTCTCTACCTTCGCAAGTTTTTCTAACTTTACTTTAATACATGCTGGTACAAATGACATTCTACAGAACAAGTCTTACGAAACCGCTGCTAATAACCTATTTAGTATTATTAATAACGTTCTAGCGACTAATACAAATACTACAGTCGTCGTTGCAAAAATAATTCAAATTTCCTCTATCAATCAAGTGTATTCTAATCTAAATTCGCAAATACAATTATACAATACTCTAATTGATAGCAAATTTAACGCTTTACAAACAGATTTAAAAGCTAGAGTCAGGATCGTAAATATGTAA
- a CDS encoding type II toxin-antitoxin system RelE/ParE family toxin has translation MIKSFRDKETEAIWNGALSKKFPKDIQRTARRKMIHIDSAKNLEDLKTPPGNRLHQLTDDRAGQHSISINMKYRICFHWNNGSVENVEIVDYH, from the coding sequence GTGATAAAATCCTTCAGAGACAAAGAAACTGAAGCTATTTGGAATGGTGCTCTATCTAAAAAATTCCCTAAGGATATTCAAAGAACCGCTAGAAGGAAAATGATACATATCGATAGTGCTAAAAATCTAGAAGATTTAAAAACACCACCGGGAAACAGACTTCATCAACTTACTGATGACCGAGCTGGACAACATTCAATAAGTATCAATATGAAATATAGAATCTGTTTTCATTGGAATAACGGTTCTGTCGAAAATGTTGAAATTGTAGATTATCATTAA
- a CDS encoding HigA family addiction module antitoxin, protein MNKELMNIHPGEILLEDFLKPMELSAYKLAQSTLIDQKRISEIIHGKRAITADTALRFSKFFGNSPEFWLSIQAHYDLEIKQFELKNELRAIKKYKELKAS, encoded by the coding sequence ATGAATAAAGAACTTATGAACATTCATCCTGGCGAAATTCTCTTAGAAGACTTTCTTAAACCTATGGAATTATCCGCTTATAAACTTGCACAAAGTACTCTTATTGATCAAAAAAGAATTAGTGAAATTATTCATGGAAAAAGAGCAATTACTGCTGATACGGCTCTGAGATTCTCTAAATTCTTCGGAAATTCTCCTGAGTTCTGGCTCTCTATTCAAGCTCATTATGATCTAGAAATCAAGCAATTTGAATTGAAAAACGAGTTAAGAGCAATTAAGAAATACAAAGAACTCAAAGCCAGTTAA
- a CDS encoding type II toxin-antitoxin system HigB family toxin — protein sequence MRVISRKILRDFYSITKYSDSKIPIEVWFKETSKAFWKSPSDVKEKNRNASFLKDNRIVFNIHGNKYRLIVKVHYNLQTVFIRFIGTHEQYDKINAEVI from the coding sequence GTGAGGGTTATTTCTAGAAAAATACTGAGAGATTTCTACTCTATTACCAAATACTCCGACTCCAAAATTCCGATAGAAGTTTGGTTTAAAGAAACTTCGAAAGCTTTCTGGAAATCTCCCTCAGATGTTAAGGAAAAAAACAGAAATGCTAGTTTCCTTAAGGATAATAGAATCGTTTTCAATATACATGGAAATAAATACAGATTGATTGTGAAGGTTCACTATAATCTACAAACTGTATTTATAAGGTTTATCGGTACTCACGAACAATATGACAAAATCAACGCTGAGGTGATTTAA
- a CDS encoding helix-turn-helix domain-containing protein gives MNIKPIKNQKDHLDALSEIEKLWDAKKNTPEYDKLDILITLVDAYETKHYPIDDPDPIEALKSVMDDMNMKSVDLGNLIGGRSRATEILNRKRKLTLEMIRKINQNLGIPTDILVKEYKVKTSKTGRKRTPSVA, from the coding sequence ATGAACATTAAACCTATTAAAAATCAAAAAGATCACTTAGATGCACTTTCTGAGATAGAAAAACTCTGGGATGCTAAGAAAAATACACCCGAATACGACAAATTAGATATTTTAATTACCTTAGTTGATGCTTACGAAACTAAACACTACCCTATTGATGATCCGGATCCAATTGAAGCTTTAAAATCGGTTATGGATGACATGAACATGAAAAGTGTTGATTTGGGAAATCTCATCGGCGGGCGAAGTCGTGCCACTGAAATCTTAAATCGAAAGAGAAAGCTTACTTTAGAAATGATTAGAAAAATTAATCAAAATCTAGGAATTCCTACAGACATTCTTGTAAAAGAATATAAAGTCAAAACTTCTAAGACAGGAAGAAAAAGAACGCCGTCCGTGGCGTAA
- a CDS encoding MerR family transcriptional regulator: MLIGEIVKKTGISRDTIRFYEKEGLFKNCLIIRKDNNYKEYSSDVLEQLQLIHTLRKLNFSLSEINNLTRIRNPNLLDCNDLSKSLNKNIEIIDAQINSLLKLKEDLMKVESACSPNCNFIDKKPSCLSC, from the coding sequence ATGTTAATTGGTGAAATTGTTAAAAAAACAGGGATTTCCAGAGATACTATTCGATTCTATGAAAAGGAGGGACTCTTCAAAAACTGCCTTATTATTCGTAAAGACAACAATTATAAAGAATATTCTTCCGATGTGTTAGAACAACTGCAACTAATTCATACACTCAGAAAATTGAATTTTTCTTTATCTGAAATAAACAATTTAACTAGAATCAGAAATCCCAATCTTCTCGACTGTAATGATCTTTCAAAGTCCCTTAACAAAAATATAGAAATTATTGATGCACAAATTAATTCTCTTTTAAAACTGAAGGAAGATTTGATGAAAGTTGAATCAGCTTGTTCACCTAATTGCAATTTTATTGATAAAAAACCTTCATGCTTAAGTTGTTAA
- a CDS encoding YnfA family protein, with the protein MLKLLNSELFLIYLKPTLIFILAGLCEIGGGYLVWLWIRENKSIGIGLLGFIILGFYGLVATWQPANFARTYATYGGTFIVMSLAWAWKFDDFIPNKFDLIGSAIALIGVMIIFFAPR; encoded by the coding sequence ATGCTTAAGTTGTTAAATTCAGAATTATTCCTTATTTACCTAAAACCAACTCTCATTTTCATTTTAGCTGGACTATGCGAAATTGGTGGCGGTTATCTAGTTTGGCTTTGGATTCGCGAAAATAAATCGATAGGTATTGGTTTATTAGGATTTATTATTTTAGGATTCTATGGTTTAGTAGCTACATGGCAACCTGCAAACTTTGCAAGAACATATGCAACATATGGTGGAACCTTTATAGTCATGTCATTGGCGTGGGCATGGAAATTTGACGATTTTATTCCAAATAAATTTGATCTAATTGGATCAGCCATTGCTTTGATCGGCGTAATGATTATCTTTTTTGCTCCGAGATAA
- a CDS encoding helix-turn-helix domain-containing protein codes for MPWKEFNIVDLRFQFVLDSFQIGGNFTELCAQYGISTQCGYKWKERFIKEGKEGLFDKKKTPKNSPAKIAEETILEIIKIKNHRKFWGAKKILETYKKTFPNRKAPKRSTIERILKNVGLQDTKRKKRPSNSGQRISMPENATRPNHV; via the coding sequence ATGCCTTGGAAGGAGTTTAATATCGTGGATTTAAGATTTCAATTTGTTCTGGATAGCTTCCAGATTGGCGGAAATTTTACTGAACTCTGTGCTCAGTATGGAATTTCTACTCAGTGTGGATATAAGTGGAAAGAAAGGTTCATTAAAGAAGGAAAAGAGGGACTTTTCGATAAAAAGAAAACTCCTAAGAATTCCCCGGCTAAAATCGCGGAAGAAACCATTCTTGAGATCATCAAAATCAAAAATCATAGAAAGTTTTGGGGTGCTAAGAAAATCTTAGAAACTTATAAGAAGACTTTTCCAAATAGAAAAGCTCCTAAAAGATCTACCATTGAACGTATTCTTAAGAATGTGGGACTACAAGACACTAAGAGAAAAAAAAGACCCTCTAACTCGGGACAAAGAATCTCTATGCCTGAGAATGCGACTAGACCTAACCATGTTTAG
- a CDS encoding DJ-1/PfpI family protein, producing the protein MKKINVGILVFNNIELLDFTGPYEVFSVCKDQSDNLLFNTFLIGKNTDVLNSVNGLKYLPDFAIFNHPSLEILIIPGGIGTKEIMFDNEIINWIEQLFPNLSYIITVCTGVRVLSSTKFMNNLEYTTHHDCFEELEKICTQGNLNRNTRYTTEGKILTSGGISAGIDLSLHVLEKYFGNEIKNKTMEYMEYGNWKS; encoded by the coding sequence ATGAAAAAAATAAATGTAGGGATACTTGTTTTCAATAATATTGAATTACTAGATTTTACAGGTCCATATGAAGTATTTTCTGTATGCAAAGATCAATCCGATAACTTACTTTTCAATACTTTCTTAATCGGGAAGAACACTGATGTCCTAAATTCTGTCAATGGCCTTAAATACCTTCCTGATTTCGCGATTTTTAATCACCCAAGTTTGGAAATCCTAATTATACCCGGCGGAATTGGAACAAAGGAAATCATGTTTGATAATGAAATTATCAATTGGATTGAACAACTATTTCCAAATTTAAGTTACATCATCACAGTATGTACTGGAGTTCGAGTACTATCCTCTACAAAGTTTATGAACAATTTGGAATACACCACTCATCACGATTGTTTCGAAGAACTAGAAAAAATTTGTACCCAAGGTAATTTAAACAGAAACACACGGTATACTACTGAAGGTAAAATTCTAACTTCTGGAGGCATTTCTGCTGGAATTGACCTATCTCTCCATGTTTTAGAAAAATATTTTGGTAATGAAATAAAAAACAAAACTATGGAATACATGGAATATGGTAACTGGAAAAGCTAA
- a CDS encoding glutathione S-transferase family protein translates to MIEFYEFKTSGNCYKIKLMLSLLDLKFESRFINPIDKEHKSEQFLELNPFGQVPVLKDGSIILRDSQAILVYLARKYGKEHWFPIEPSDMAEIVSWLSIATNEVARGPALLRMHYLLGRKIDLEEAVSTTDQILSILDNMLSSRDWLVNQEVSIADIAIYPYLALSHQGNIDLSKYTNIVNWMSRVEHLPGYVQFTQ, encoded by the coding sequence ATGATCGAATTTTATGAATTTAAAACATCTGGAAATTGCTATAAAATCAAGTTGATGTTGTCGCTTTTGGATCTAAAATTTGAAAGCCGATTTATAAATCCAATTGATAAAGAGCATAAGTCTGAACAATTTTTAGAGTTGAATCCATTTGGACAAGTGCCTGTTCTGAAAGATGGTTCAATTATCCTTCGCGATAGCCAAGCAATATTAGTTTATTTAGCAAGAAAATACGGTAAAGAACATTGGTTCCCAATTGAACCGAGTGATATGGCTGAAATTGTATCTTGGTTATCGATTGCTACTAATGAAGTTGCTCGAGGACCTGCCTTATTACGAATGCATTACTTACTTGGCCGAAAAATCGATTTAGAGGAAGCGGTATCAACTACTGATCAAATTCTATCAATATTGGATAACATGCTTTCCAGTAGAGATTGGTTGGTGAATCAGGAGGTTAGTATAGCTGATATTGCTATATATCCATATCTGGCTTTGAGCCACCAAGGAAATATTGATCTAAGTAAATATACGAATATAGTGAATTGGATGAGTCGGGTTGAACACCTTCCTGGGTATGTACAATTTACACAATAA
- a CDS encoding DMT family transporter — translation MNWFLLVVAGLFEVLFAFCLGKAKETTGNETYFWYSGFLISLLISMGLLIKVTQNLPIGTSYAVWTGIGAVGTVLVGILFFKEPLEFWRVFFLSTLVLSIVGIKFVSH, via the coding sequence ATGAATTGGTTTCTTCTGGTTGTTGCAGGTCTATTCGAAGTTTTATTTGCGTTTTGTTTAGGCAAAGCAAAAGAAACAACAGGAAATGAAACGTATTTTTGGTACAGTGGTTTTTTGATTTCACTACTGATCAGTATGGGTTTACTCATTAAAGTGACCCAAAATTTACCAATTGGAACCAGTTATGCAGTTTGGACAGGAATTGGAGCTGTCGGGACAGTTCTCGTTGGTATCCTCTTCTTCAAAGAACCATTAGAATTTTGGCGAGTTTTTTTCCTTTCAACTCTAGTATTGTCAATTGTTGGAATAAAATTTGTATCTCATTAA
- a CDS encoding MepB family protein, producing the protein MIKNKIPIQLQSAQTYLFDPLNICITEFQLEIESADYNACRFQCSKKVVIFRKAKVTPKKIGQFVTLWKRSSEGPIEPFKTEDAIDLYLIEVSDKNRIGFFAFSKQILSEKGILTGKYEGKRGFRVYPAWDKPTNKQGLSTQKWQLPFFIEGLVNQKNPKMIPQLQN; encoded by the coding sequence GTGATCAAAAACAAAATCCCTATTCAGCTCCAAAGCGCACAGACCTACTTATTTGATCCTTTGAATATTTGTATCACAGAGTTTCAATTAGAAATCGAAAGTGCCGATTACAATGCATGCAGATTTCAGTGCAGTAAAAAGGTTGTCATCTTTAGAAAGGCTAAGGTGACACCGAAAAAAATTGGACAATTTGTTACATTATGGAAAAGAAGTAGCGAAGGTCCGATAGAACCTTTCAAAACAGAAGACGCAATTGATTTATACCTCATCGAAGTTTCAGATAAAAATCGAATTGGTTTTTTTGCATTCTCCAAACAGATATTAAGCGAAAAAGGAATTCTCACTGGAAAATATGAAGGAAAACGAGGTTTCCGTGTATACCCAGCTTGGGACAAACCAACGAATAAACAAGGATTATCAACGCAAAAGTGGCAACTTCCGTTTTTTATCGAAGGTCTAGTAAATCAAAAGAACCCAAAAATGATTCCCCAATTGCAAAACTGA
- a CDS encoding acyl-CoA thioesterase has protein sequence MNRIFHKTLTTRHFDLDWNRHVTSRTYEKFGYDARCELLKEFGYSIEHLLNNGIIILPNSSNVLFLNQQFVNSEIQVETEVYRLPNLSLLWKQSMIGNDGKKACEIESISTLIQNGSPLLVSAIPEIQNLPQHQFTIHPKPIQQNTIEHTYYIPYSDMNCFWILPADSIWKIFEEGRFLFFKEIVDLDLIKETDSTTFFMGGEIQIYEEPLPGSQIKLLSWIESFQKIRFYFRQDIIDNQGKLLASMKDEQLFVSLSNSKPKRAPSAFFEKIERFIE, from the coding sequence ATGAACCGAATTTTTCATAAAACCTTAACTACGCGGCATTTCGATTTAGATTGGAATCGACATGTGACAAGTAGAACTTATGAAAAATTTGGTTATGATGCAAGATGTGAATTACTCAAAGAATTTGGATATTCCATAGAACATCTATTAAACAATGGAATCATAATTTTACCAAATAGTTCTAACGTTCTATTTTTAAACCAACAATTCGTAAATTCCGAGATCCAAGTAGAGACGGAAGTATATCGACTTCCAAATTTATCATTATTGTGGAAACAATCCATGATCGGTAACGATGGTAAAAAAGCATGTGAAATCGAATCCATTTCTACATTGATCCAAAATGGATCCCCTCTTCTCGTTAGCGCAATCCCAGAAATACAAAATTTACCACAACATCAGTTTACCATCCATCCGAAACCAATCCAACAAAATACAATTGAACATACTTATTATATTCCCTATAGTGATATGAATTGTTTTTGGATACTACCTGCAGATTCAATTTGGAAAATTTTTGAAGAAGGAAGATTTTTGTTTTTTAAAGAAATTGTAGATCTAGATTTAATTAAAGAAACAGACTCGACTACTTTTTTTATGGGAGGTGAAATTCAAATTTACGAAGAACCATTACCAGGTTCACAAATCAAACTTCTAAGTTGGATTGAAAGTTTTCAAAAAATCAGATTTTATTTCCGGCAGGATATTATTGACAATCAAGGGAAATTATTAGCCAGCATGAAAGACGAACAGCTGTTTGTTTCCTTGTCAAATTCTAAACCGAAGAGAGCACCTTCCGCTTTTTTTGAAAAAATTGAAAGATTTATTGAATGA
- a CDS encoding pseudouridine synthase, giving the protein MAKERLDKVLGNYGFGTRSDVKKEIYQGNVKVNGLVVKDPGYKITLTDIVVYYDETLNRKEFYYFMMNKAPDCITATEDPREKTVMDYLSERHRNMNLFPIGRLDKETEGLLLFTTDGTLAHYYTSPKHFVEKEYYAEISAPVTAFDISQFESGITLDDGYKTLPARLAIPDPSNPHIATVWLREGKYRQIRRMFQSLGKEVQYLKRVKMGNLELDRDLEVGSYRELTEAEEKILKTKIPVIQ; this is encoded by the coding sequence ATGGCTAAGGAAAGATTGGATAAAGTTCTTGGAAACTATGGGTTTGGAACCCGCTCCGATGTAAAAAAGGAAATTTACCAAGGGAATGTTAAGGTCAACGGGCTTGTAGTAAAAGACCCTGGATATAAAATTACCTTAACGGATATTGTGGTTTATTATGATGAAACTTTGAACCGTAAAGAGTTTTATTATTTCATGATGAATAAAGCACCAGATTGTATCACGGCTACAGAAGATCCGCGAGAAAAGACAGTCATGGATTATCTAAGTGAAAGGCATAGGAATATGAATTTATTTCCGATAGGAAGGTTAGATAAAGAAACGGAAGGATTATTACTTTTTACAACAGATGGAACTTTGGCACATTATTATACTTCGCCAAAACATTTCGTAGAAAAAGAATACTATGCCGAAATTTCTGCACCAGTAACCGCTTTTGATATCAGTCAATTTGAATCTGGAATTACTTTGGATGACGGTTATAAAACCTTACCAGCTCGATTGGCAATCCCTGATCCATCAAATCCTCATATAGCAACCGTTTGGCTAAGAGAAGGAAAATATCGTCAAATACGTAGAATGTTTCAAAGTTTAGGCAAAGAAGTCCAATATTTAAAACGTGTCAAAATGGGGAATTTAGAATTAGATAGGGATTTGGAGGTGGGGAGTTATCGCGAGTTAACAGAGGCTGAAGAAAAAATTCTAAAGACGAAAATTCCAGTCATTCAATAA